From Anomalospiza imberbis isolate Cuckoo-Finch-1a 21T00152 chromosome 6, ASM3175350v1, whole genome shotgun sequence, one genomic window encodes:
- the C6H11orf16 gene encoding LOW QUALITY PROTEIN: uncharacterized protein C11orf16 homolog (The sequence of the model RefSeq protein was modified relative to this genomic sequence to represent the inferred CDS: deleted 1 base in 1 codon) — protein sequence MCLCWHRGEQDGFYYRGTVKEEIEGSDGMFLVDFAKPLVSRGKHPVCVQKTAKDDILEYVNRMKHSLLPGDRVLAPWEPDRARYDPRTVLRGIETRVPLRASEDEEITVHFWNDKQVKLPCDVALWMPRSLWERIVEMIHMPFTSRVKLRPIQDSNSCILPCSPKAALIPICALCSLAKHCLLCCPCWPYFHHHCAGGICCSLAWVRCICCCHPYAGACWPLPSRALVFQDKAEEAGISSEISPGLLELKGTKQGEAAAVATSSPSSDSERDLKPSPTKSTVGDSAVNTGSSCLEKPRLKNSARPEGRYWKRSHHKSHSSNSGPRSCSSTCTKGQLESKAISIGNTSSVAPALQSAMFETIKQTPRGQLTLKETLRDQDFKPSLREEGFAASEEQRYKAASEDECKVTCVGDDKPDVTDPVRAHLQQSREREMIN from the exons ATGTGCCTGTGCTGGCACAGAGGGGAACAAGATGGATTTTATTACCGTGGTACAGTAAAAGAGGAGATAGAGGGGAGTGATG GCATGTTCCTGGTAGACTTTGCCAAACCACTTGTGTCACGTGGAAAGCATCCAGTGTGTGTGcaaaaaacagcaaaggatGACATCCTGGAATATGTGAACAGAATGAAGCACTCCTTGCTCCCTGGAGACAGAGTGCTGGCACCATGGGAGCCAGATAGGGCCAGGTATGACCCAAGAACTGTCCTCAGAGGCATTGAGACAAGGGTTCCCTTACGAG CCTCAGAAGATGAAGAAATTACTGTCCACTTCTGGAATGACAAGCAAGTGAAACTCCCCTGTGATGTGGCTCTGTGGATGCCTCgtagcctgtgggagaggattGTGGAGATGATCCACATGCCCTTCACCAGCAGGGTGAAGCTCAGACCAATCCAGGACTCTAACTCTTGTATTCTTCCCTGCAGTCCTAAGGCGGCCCTGATTCCTATTTGTGCTCTATGTAGCCTTGCCAAGCACTGCTtgctctgctgtccctgctggccatATTTCCACCACCACTGTGCTGGTGGTATCTGCTGTTCATTAGCCTGGGTAAGGTgcatctgctgctgccacccctATGCTGGTGCCTGCTGGCCTCTTCCCTCCAGGGCTCTGGTCTTTCAGGACAAAGCTGAAGAGGCA GGTATAAGCAGTGAGATCTCTCCAGGCCTTCTGGAACTGAAAGGCACAAAAcaaggagaagctgcagctgtggcaacatcttctccctcttctgATTCAGAGAGGGACCTGAAGCCATCCCCCACTAAGAGTACTGTGGGGGACAGTGCTGTTAACACAGGCTCCAGCTGTCTTGAAAAGCCCAGGCTAAAGAATTCTGCAAGACCTGAGGGGAGAtactggaaaagaagccacCACAAGTCTCATTCCAGTAATTCAG GACCTAGAAGTTGTAGCAGCACATGTACAAAGGGCCAGCTGGAGTCAAAAGCCATCTCCATTGGGAACACGTCCAGTGtggccccagctctgcagagtgCAATGTTTGAAACCATCAAACAAACTCCCAGAGGGCAACTCACACTGAAAGAAACCCTAAGAGACCAAGATTTCAAGCCATCATTGAGG GAAGAAGGCTTTGCAGCATCAGAAGAACAAAGATACAAAGCAGCATCAGAGGATGAATGTAAAGTGACTTGTGTTGGAGATGATAAACCTGATGTTACAGACCCTGTCAGAGCTCACTTGCAGcaaagcagagagagagagatgatCAACTAG
- the ASCL3 gene encoding achaete-scute homolog 3 — protein MLNLMDGKSYCNLICSEAQHIQLARPFCADPLVAFHVYPGAPNQVPLAEDLSFLPFMSEHLITETFYSEPCPFPYQIPHSSLHKSEYSYGSAFIRKRNERERQRVKCVNEGYAKLRHHLPKEYLEKRLSKVETLRAAIKYIRYLQSVLCTDSLVAGKGVMEPSQASKATNKQTHVLKTI, from the coding sequence ATGCTGAACCTGATGGATGGCAAAAGCTACTGTAACCTCATCTGTTCTGAGGCTCAGCACATCCAGCTGGCAAGGCCTTTCTGTGCAGACCCACTGGTCGCGTTTCACGTGTACCCAGGAGCACCAAACCAGGTCCCTTTGGCTGAAGATTTGTCATTCCTTCCTTTCATGTCGGAGCATCTCATCACAGAGACCTTCTACAGCGAGCCCTGCCCCTTTCCCTACCAAATACCCCATTCCAGTCTCCACAAAAGTGAGTATTCCTATGGGTCAGCTTTCATCAGGAAGAGGAATGAGAGGGAAAGGCAGCGTGTTAAGTGTGTCAATGAAGGCTACGCCAAGCTGAGGCACCACCTGCCCAAGGAGTACTTGGAGAAACGGCTCAGCAAAGTGGAGACCCTCCGTGCTGCTATAAAATACATCAGGTACCTACAGTCTGTGCTGTGCACTGACTCTCTGGTGGCAGGAAAAGGTGTCATGGAGCCAAGCCAAGCATCTAAAGCCACTAACAAACAAACTCATGTTTTGAAGACGATCTGA